In one Papilio machaon chromosome 15, ilPapMach1.1, whole genome shotgun sequence genomic region, the following are encoded:
- the LOC106712172 gene encoding arylphorin subunit beta yields the protein MKTLLVLAGLVALAMSGAVPTETVPFKTKTVDAEFVTKQKKIFELFFAPSQISKDAEYYKIAKEWSIEANIENYTNKKAVEDFLVLYKHGVLPRNHVFSIFYEKQRDEAIALFHLFYYAKDFETFYKTAAYARVFLNEGQFLYAYYIAIIHRPDTKGIVLPAPYELYPEFFVNSDVLYRMYRTKMQGGISNPDFASEYGITFENDYYVYNTNYSNYWTYGDEEYKLSYFTEDIGLNSYYYYFHSYFPFWLEGDVFTVWKDRRGEVYYYFYKQLIARYYLERLSNGLGEIPEFSWTKPIKTGYIPFLTYYYPFIQRPDQYQIPYESNVQELQFLDAYEKTFLQYLERGRFKAYNQEVDFTNSKSVNFVGNYWQSNVDLYEKFGPRNYHRSYEVTARRLLGASPEPVDKYSYIPTVLDFYQTSLRDPVFYQLYSRILKYFIQYKEYLAPYTQDLLHYVGVKVTDVKVDKLVTFFEYFDFDVTNSVFFAPEQLKTYKFTPYKVRQPRINHKPFTLTVDVKSEIEGDAVVKVFIGPKYNGEGFPLTLEDNWMNFVELDWFVHKLTAGQNKIERSSTDFLFYKEDSVPTAQIWKLLEQNKVPTHMSTEADFMPSRLMLPKGTKGGFPYQLFVVVYPYHGKEHTSEPLESFIVDNKPFGYPLDRPVNEPYFIQPNMYFKDVFIYHEDEIYPYQSNYPYYVGHKTTYTKF from the exons ATGAAGACGCTCTTGGTGCTTGCAGGGCTGGTGGCCCTGGCGATGTCAGGTGCCGTTCCCACGGAAACCGTTCCCTTCAAGACTAAAACtg TCGATGCCGAATTCGTCACCAAACAGAAGAAAATTTTTGAGCTTTTCTTCGCACCGTCACAAATTAGCAAGGATGCCGAGTACTACAAAATTGCAAAGGAATGGAGCATTGAAGCTAACATCGAAAATTACACC AACAAAAAGGCTGTAGAAGACTTCTTGGTGTTGTACAAACATGGTGTCCTGCCAAGAAATCATGTTTTCTCTATTTTCTATGAAAAACAGAGAGACGAAGCGATCGCTCTCTTCCACCTTTTCTACTACGCCAAAGATTTCGAAACTTTCTACAAAACAGCGGCTTACGCCCGCGTGTTCCTTAACGAAGGTCAATTCTTGTATGCGTACTATATTGCTATTATCCATCGGCCAGACACTAAAGGAATAGTCTTGCCTGCTCCTTATGAACTCTACCCTGAGTTCTTTGTCAACTCTGATGTCTTATACAGAATGTACCGCACTAAAATGCAAGGCGGAATCTCCAATCCCGATTTTGCTTCTGAGTATGGTATTACTTTCGAAAACGATTACTATGTCTATAACACCAACTATTCTAACTACTGGACTTATGGTGACGAGGAATACAAGTTGTCGTACTTCACAGAAGACATCGGATTAAACTCTTACTACTATTACTTCCACTCATACTTCCCCTTCTGGCTCGAAGGCGATGTTTTTACCGTTTGGAAAGACCGCCGCGGAGAAGTTTACTACTACTTCTACAAACAATTGATCGCTCGATACTACTTGGAGCGTCTGAGCAATGGATTAGGCGAAATTCCTGAATTTTCTTGGACCAAACCAATTAAGACTGGGTACATTCCATTCTTAACGTACTACTATCCATTCATTCAAAGACCTGACCAGTACCAAATTCCTTATGAAAGTAATGTTCAAGAATTACAGTTCCTCGATGCCTATGAAAAGACATTCTTACAGTACCTGGAGAGAGGCCGCTTTAAGGCT tacAACCAAGAAGTCGATTTTACCAATTCAAAATCTGTTAACTTCGTTGGCAACTACTGGCAATCTAATGTCGACTTATACGAGAAATTCGGACCAAGGAACTACCACCGGTCCTACGAAGTCACTGCCAGGCGTCTTTTGGGTGCTTCTCCAGAACCTGTTGACAA GTACAGCTATATTCCTACTGTGCTTGACTTTTACCAAACATCGCTGCGTGACCCTGTCTTCTACCAACTCTACAGCAGAATTCTTAAGTACTTCATTCAGTACAAGGAATACCTCGCACCTTACACCCAGGACCTGCTTCACTACGTCGGCGTTAAAGTTACTGACGTCAAGGTTGACAAGCTTGTCACATTCTTCGAATACTTTGATTTCGATGTAACAAACAGCGTGTTCTTTGCACCAGAGCAACTGAAGACTTACAAGTTCACTCCATACAAAGTGCGTCAGCCACGTATCAACCACAAGCCATTCACATTAACGGTCGATGTCAAATCTGAGATTGAAGGCGATGCTGTAGTAAAGGTCTTCATTGGGCCTAAATACAACGGCGAAGGTTTCCCGCTAACATTGGAAGATAACTGGATGAACTTCGTCGAGCTCGACTGGTTTGTTCACAAACTGACAGCTGGACAGAACAAGATCGAACGTAGCTCAACCGATTTCTTGTTCTACAAAGAAGATTCAGTACCAACTGCACAAATCTGGAAACTTCTTGAACAAAACAAAGTGCCCACTCACATGTCTACAGAAGCAGACTTTATGCCGTCAAGATTAATGCTACCTAAGGGAACAAAGGGTGGTTTCCCTTACCAATTATTTGTAGTAGTTTATCCATACCATGGCAAAGAGCACACATCAGAGCCACTTGAAAGCTTTATTGTTGACAACAAACCGTTCGGTTACCCGTTGGATCGTCCAGTAAACGAGCCTTACTTCATACAGCCCAACATGTACTTCAAGGATGTTTTCATTTACCACGAAGATGAAATTTATCCTTACCAGTCTAATTACCCCTACTATGTAGGCCACAAAACCACTTACACTAAATTTTAA
- the LOC123721738 gene encoding uncharacterized protein LOC123721738 has translation MPLTRSQDRQQRRDYVMPVEDANANENHEEHDSPHDRRHAESSGNNSTFNLDDVSALMASLQRSQAETFKNIMSYVMEQRSSTPAAPPMPPVNVDGTLARCKASFSGAPGESVEAFIDAIESYTECVQVSDANIIRGLAMLLSADAATWWLGLKHHISTWNEAKENLIYAYGTRLPPHRVYLEIFASPQVEENTDKFVARVRALMAKLPRDDISEKVQLDMVYGLLHNRIRRRLRREEFTSFNSLLSHARNIEDSLEETQPRPSTSGVRSTRAQPASAAGRHEPCVTRASAPARARYPNSAATVVPASATAGPVVARPAVATPTSAVPGSTEQSVTIKKQRPVCSYCKRFGHTKEQCRKLISRGESSVSNLSEHNQNDNAFYSVQCSINKNSKIISDFPVENAMYSIKQHDKNNFVSNFKCQNANINYATIDSGLTSRKSYFQVSNDSISNNINCNCSSNNEMPIFCDYNVLYNQDVRTKCKNLNFCYNQGIVAKYKNSLLPYNQIIEPNCNNLNFSVNCDCEEKGSKCNFGKINDSLENDNCLNFNYCTCEGSVVASVYDRESDDRYLHLRPIFKIQVLGKQGTALIDTAAKHCIAGHTLYALLLHKGHPLTPSTRHVKLADGHVRDMDVLTTILPVGLEHIVINIPFIIFPDSNDNETLLGIDFINAAKVVIDFHRHEWYFSANTKVHYKLLFEPMSRGLCIASANMLRDDEGIHLQPAERQALSEFLIRHESIFTAGGGPTPFAEHCIDTGDHPPIAVPPYRLNPSKKETMKQEIEKMLADDIIEECESAWCSPALMIPKSNGKVRFCVDYRRLNEVTKTDTYPLPRIDDLLQSTKKNCYMTTIDLRSSYWQVMVRETDRDKTAFVCPLGTYRFKRMPFGLKNGPATFQRLIDRLRSCAALKDVTVLAYLDDLLIISEGFQQHLQDLEAVFKRLSEFKLHVNREKCAFAKESVRYLGHVITQDGVSPDPEKVSAVLNMLEPSNLKHLRTFLQTCSWFRKFIPNFSKIAEPLTRLTKKNCTWSWGPEQTQAFEELKRLLTTAPVLVQVDFKEPLVLRTDASNYALGAVLAQGEGKDERPIEYASRLLTAAERNYSTTEREALAVVWAVERFRPYLDGQPIIIGSDHQPLRWLLSLKSPAGRLVRWALKLQEFDIRFEYTPGKANVVADTLSRPICSNETQNNCGICSVICNLPTKSPTQLRQDQLTDPEIRKIVTELEGVDELAAKRWSERGFLMEQGVLYRLNPDSDAESPQLVIPAHQVTDILKELHDAPTAGHAGIDRTYQQVSRLFYFTGMRRIISDYVKACIHCQRYKAANTKPPGLLQTPVMNQRNEVLAVDLFGPLPPGKQGERWILLIEDTATRWTELFPLKEATAEACAHVLIEEYFMRFGLPRRLVSDNGVQFISAVMRQCMSILGIKQNFIPLYHPEANPAERKNRDLKTLLAQLVEGDHTSWPNMLPVIRFALNNAICRTTGMSPAYLSFGREMRSPTEVAHDLRAVLDKDNFVPQITPYLRKFVSSFSAVRERVETLQDKAKEYADRSRRPIVTFNEGDKVLIKSHVLSKSAKDLTSKFVPKRDGPYCIVKKVSPTTYHVAHVDKPDEVLGKYHVSDLTLYCENQGDTLPRPVMPKKKRGRPPNNVETGSRVPGRMPTQHAEADDEVPSLSPTDSMVGLATVPQPSSNDVLVQERGRPPGLEGEYIANRPIRSSRGRMPARYNS, from the coding sequence ATGCCTCTAACGAGAAGTCAAGATCGCCAGCAACGTCGCGATTACGTTATGCCTGTTGAAGATGCAAACGCCAACGAAAATCATGAGGAGCACGATAGCCCCCATGATCGCCGCCACGCCGAATCAAGTGGCAACAATTCTACATTCAACCTGGATGATGTCTCAGCGTTGATGGCCTCGCTGCAGCGTTCGCAGGCtgagacatttaaaaacattatgtcGTACGTGATGGAACAAAGATCGTCGACGCCGGCAGCTCCGCCGATGCCCCCAGTGAACGTAGACGGTACCTTGGCGCGTTGCAAAGCTTCATTCAGCGGTGCACCTGGTGAATCTGTTGAGGCCTTTATAGATGCAATTGAAAGCTATACAGAGTGCGTTCAAGTATCCGACGCTAATATCATACGAGGCCTAGCTATGCTTTTGTCTGCTGACGCAGCTACATGGTGGCTAGGATTAAAACATCACATATCCACTTGGAACGAAgccaaagaaaatttaatatatgcaTATGGCACCCGCCTTCCACCACATAGagtatatttagaaatatttgcttcCCCGCAGGTGGAAGAAAACACTGATAAGTTTGTTGCTCGTGTCCGTGCGCTTATGGCAAAGCTACCGAGGGATGATATCTCGGAAAAAGTACAACTGGACATGGTATATGGGTTACTTCATAACAGAATACGCAGAAGATTGCGCCGTGAAGAATTCACATCTTTCAACTCATTGCTGAGCCATGCTCGGAACATAGAAGATTCATTAGAAGAAACTCAACCGAGGCCGTCCACTAGTGGTGTGCGTTCGACCCGTGCCCAGCCGGCCTCGGCTGCGGGTCGGCACGAACCGTGCGTCACTCGTGCGAGCGCGCCGGCGCGCGCGCGCTATCCAAACTCCGCCGCGACCGTCGTGCCCGCCTCCGCCACCGCTGGGCCTGTCGTCGCCCGGCCTGCTGTTGCCACACCTACGTCTGCTGTACCAGGTTCTACAGAGCAGTCtgtgactataaaaaaacagcgTCCGGTGTGCTCCTACTGCAAAAGGTTTGGACACACAAAGGAACAGTGCCGTAAGTTAATCAGCCGAGGTGAGTCAAGTGTATCTAACCTTTCCGAACACAATCAAAATGACAATGCTTTTTACAGTGTTCAGtgtagtattaataaaaatagtaaaattatttctgatTTCCCTGTTGAAAATGCAATGTATAGTATTAAGCaacatgataaaaataattttgttagtaattttaagtgtcaaaatgcaaatattaattatgctACCATTGATAGTGGCCTTACTTCCAGAAAATCTTATTTTCAGGTCAGTAATGATTctatatcaaataatataaactgtaATTGCTCTAGTAATAATGAGATGCCAATCTTTTGtgattataatgttttatataatcagGATGTTCGGACtaagtgtaaaaatttaaatttttgttataaccaAGGAATTGTAGCTAAATATAAGAACTCATTATTACcttataatcaaattattgaaccaaattgtaataatttaaatttttcagttAATTGTGACTGTGAAGAAAAAGGTAGTAAGTGtaattttggaaaaattaatgatagtTTGGAAAATGataattgtttgaattttaattattgtacatgTGAGGGAAGTGTTGTAGCGTCTGTGTACGACCGTGAGAGCGATGATAGGTATTTGCATTTACGGCCTATCTTCAAAATCCAAGTTCTCGGTAAACAGGGTACTGCACTCATAGATACAGCAGCTAAGCATTGTATTGCTGGTCACACGCTATATGCTCTCTTACTACATAAGGGTCACCCTCTTACTCCCtccactagacatgtcaaactTGCTGATGGGCATGTTAGGGATATGGATGTATTGACAACCATATTACCAGTGGGGTTAGAACACATAGTCATTAATATTCCATTTATAATCTTCCCTGATTCTAATGATAATGAAACTTTACTGggtattgattttattaatgctGCCAAAGTGGTTATTGATTTTCATCGTCATGAATGGTATTTTAGTGCCAATACTAAGGtgcattataaattacttttcgaACCTATGTCTCGTGGTTTGTGCATAGCTTCTGCTAACATGCTTCGGGATGATGAAGGCATACACTTGCAACCAGCTGAGCGCCAAGCACTATCTGAGTTCCTTATTCGGcatgaaagtatttttacagCAGGGGGAGGTCCGACACCGTTTGCAGAGCATTGCATAGACACCGGAGATCACCCTCCGATAGCTGTGCCGCCCTATCGCCTTAACCCGTCCAAGAAGGAGACGATGAAGCAGGAAATCGAGAAGATGCTGGCAGATGACATCATTGAAGAGTGCGAATCCGCCTGGTGCTCTCCTGCTTTGATGATACCGAAGTCCAATGGTAAGGTAAGATTCTGCGTGGATTATAGGCGCTTAAATGAAGTAACTAAGACAGATACTTACCCACTCCCACGCATTGATGACCTTCTCCAGAGTACGAAGAAGAATTGTTATATGACCACAATTGACCTTCGTTCGTCATATTGGCAAGTTATGGTCCGAGAAACAGACAGAGACAAAACAGCTTTTGTCTGTCCCCTAGGCACTTACCGCTTTAAGAGAATGCCATTCGGGTTAAAAAACGGGCCGGCAACCTTCCAAAGGCTTATTGATCGTCTACGCTCCTGTGCTGCTTTAAAAGATGTTACAGTACTTGCTTATCTAGACGATTTATTGATTATCTCAGAAGGATTTCAGCAACACCTACAGGATCTTGAAGCCGTTTTTAAACGCTTGTCAGAATTTAAACTGCACGTCAACAGAGAGAAGTGCGCTTTTGCCAAAGAAAGTGTCCGTTATCTCGGTCACGTCATCACTCAAGACGGTGTTTCTCCTGACCCTGAGAAGGTCAGTGCTGTCCTCAATATGCTGGAACCATCTAACTTAAAACACTTGAGAACTTTTCTCCAAACATGCTCTTGGTTCAGGAAATTTATTCcaaatttttcaaagataGCAGAACCGCTTACTCGTCTGACCAAGAAGAATTGTACATGGAGCTGGGGACCTGAACAAACTCAGGCATTCGAGGAATTGAAACGTCTGTTGACCACGGCGCCCGTACTTGTTcaagttgattttaaagaacCCTTAGTACTGCGTACCGACGCGAGCAATTATGCACTTGGCGCAGTTTTGGCTCAAGGGGAGGGCAAGGACGAAAGGCCTATCGAGTATGCTAGCCGTCTACTCACCGCAGCAGAGCGCAACTACTCTACTACAGAACGGGAAGCGCTTGCTGTAGTCTGGGCTGTGGAGCGTTTCAGGCCATACCTCGACGGACAACCAATTATTATAGGCAGCGACCACCAACCCTTGCGTTGGTTGCTTTCTTTAAAGTCTCCTGCTGGTAGGTTGGTCCGTTGGGCGCTTAAACTTCAAGAATTTGACATCAGATTCGAGTACACCCCAGGAAAAGCTAACGTGGTTGCTGACACGTTAAGCAGACCGATCTGCTCCAATGAAACACAAAATAACTGCGGCATCTGTTCTGTCATTTGCAACCTGCCCACAAAGTCACCTACCCAGTTGCGCCAGGACCAGTTGACGGATCCAGAAATACGGAAGATCGTCACGGAATTGGAAGGAGTGGACGAACTTGCTGCTAAAAGATGGTCAGAAAGGGGATTTCTAATGGAACAAGGTGTATTATATCGACTCAATCCGGATTCTGATGCCGAGTCCCCACAACTAGTCATTCCTGCTCACCAAGTGACCGATATTCTCAAAGAGCTTCACGATGCCCCTACAGCCGGACATGCAGGAATTGACCGCACTTACCAACAAGTCTCACGTCTGTTCTACTTCACAGGAATGAGAAGAATCATATCTGATTATGTAAAAGCATGTATCCATTGTCAACGCTATAAGGCTGCTAATACCAAGCCTCCAGGTCTATTGCAGACGCCGGTGATGAACCAGCGCAACGAGGTCTTGGCAGTTGATCTTTTCGGCCCGTTGCCACCTGGAAAACAGGGGGAGCGTTGGATCTTGCTTATAGAAGATACAGCTACGAGGTGGACAGAACTGTTCCCATTGAAAGAAGCTACTGCTGAAGCGTGTGCACATGTCCTCATAGAGGAGTATTTTATGAGGTTTGGTCTTCCACGCCGACTGGTTTCTGACAATGGCGTACAATTCATTTCGGCAGTCATGCGTCAATGCATGTCCATCCTGGGGATAAAGCAAAACTTTATTCCTCTCTATCACCCAGAAGCAAACCCCGCCGAACGTAAAAATAGAGATCTTAAGACTTTGTTAGCACAACTCGTGGAAGGCGACCACACTTCCTGGCCAAACATGTTACCAGTGATTCGGTTCGCTCTTAATAACGCTATATGTCGCACCACAGGTATGTCGCCTGCTTATTTGTCATTTGGCAGAGAGATGAGGTCCCCCACAGAAGTCGCCCATGACCTTCGTGCTGTCCTAGACAAAGATAACTTTGTCCCGCAAATAACTCCCTATCTCAGGAAATTTGTTAGCTCCTTTTCAGCGGTGCGTGAACGCGTTGAAACTCTTCAAGATAAAGCTAAAGAGTATGCTGATCGTTCGAGACGGCCTATTGTAACATTCAACGAAGGTGACAAGGTCCTCATCAAATCACACGTTCTCAGTAAAAGCGCTAAAGACCTCACTTCGAAGTTTGTTCCAAAGCGCGATGGTCCGTATTGCATCGTTAAAAAGGTCAGCCCTACCACTTACCACGTCGCGCATGTTGACAAGCCTGATGAAGTTTTAGGGAAATATCATGTGAGCGATCTCACTCTATACTGTGAGAATCAAGGTGATACTCTTCCGCGGCCCGTGATGCCTAAGAAGAAACGTGGTCGCCCCCCAAATAATGTTGAAACAGGTTCTCGAGTACCAGGGCGTATGCCGACACAGCATGCTGAGGCAGATGATGAAGTTCCAAGTCTTTCTCCCACAGATAGTATGGTTGGCCTTGCAACTGTTCCTCAGCCTAGTAGTAATGACGTGCTAGTCCAGGAGCGAGGGCGTCCTCCAGGACTAGAGGGGGAGTATATAGCAAACCGACCCATTCGGAGCTCTCGCGGCCGTATGCCCGCTCGGTACAACAGTTAA
- the LOC106712171 gene encoding acidic juvenile hormone-suppressible protein 1, producing the protein MARLVLCVLALLACGLADPVHKVQQKIADKEFLEHQVDVLNLFYHIHEPIHEPELQHWDQWDLIQNIEKYTNETAVKLYWEFIKSDAILPRGVPFSVLEPTHLFEAKLLYNVLYSSKDFSTFYKTAVFVRNKVNEGLFVYVLSVVLLHHPGTQGIVIPPIYDIFPSYFHNAQVLTTAQRINTHGKQWIEHYPSTYVWDENVVIRWNDTVWPYFTDDNTLTYFTHDVNLNAFYYNHNLLYPYWLGGEETPLIKDRRGEFWWFLHKQIVTRYYLERLSNGFGEIPVLDFNLVKQGYVPQISYHNGIPFPVRPNHFHLDQPEFVEAITKIIDYEHRVREAIDQGYVVNHVGEHINIHTPEAIDILGRLIEGGIDSPNPKYYKDFISIWKALLGNTLWHKQRYHNDQVALVVPSVLEHYQTALRDPAFYSIWKRVLELFTAWHKTLPSYDVHKLIVPSVTIKSVEVDKLVTFFEHVYLNVTNHLYLNEHESKAVVDDVSVLVQRPQLNHKVFTVRVNVTSEEAKTVLVKFFLAPKYDSNGVEIPLHENTENFYLLDIFPYDLPTGNVVIKRESTDNWLTIRNWTPGYEVYEKAYNALHGKGQFVLDKTHRLNGFPDHLLLPKGRVGGFPFVLLVHISEFRPSKIPQGSNFDPIVSYGLGSGARWLSDEPFGYPVDRPLYQWQADKVPNLYIQDVHIFHKHVPEVDVPQVV; encoded by the exons ATGGCTCGTCTGGTGTTGTGTGTCTTGGCACTGCTGGCCTGTGGGCTGGCAGATCCTGTCCATAAGGTGCAGCAAAAAATTG CTGATAAGGAATTCCTGGAACATCAAGTGGATGTATTGAACCTGTTCTATCACATCCACGAACCAATTCACGAGCCTGAGCTGCAGCATTGGGATCAATGGGACCTTATCCAGAACATCGAGAAATATACC aacGAAACTGCTGTCAAATTATACTGGGAATTTATTAAATCCGATGCGATACTACCTCGAGGTGTACCGTTCTCAGTTTTGGAGCCCACGCACTTATTCGAAGCTAAACTCTTATACAATGTTTTGTATTCATCTAAAGATTTTAGCACATTCTATAAGACTGCAGTCTTTGTTAGAAACAAGGTCAATGAGGGTCTTTTCGTGTACGTCCTGAGCGTTGTGTTATTACACCATCCGGGTACCCAAGGCATTGTGATCCCACCAATTTACGACATTTTCCCTTCGTACTTCCACAATGCCCAAGTACTTACCACAGCGCAGAGAATCAATACTCATGGCAAGCAATGGATTGAACATTACCCATCTACTTATGTTTGGGATGAGAATGTTGTAATAAGGTGGAACGATACCGTATGGCCCTACTTTACCGATGACAACACTCTAACCTACTTCACGCATGACGTTAACCTCAATGCATTCTACTATAACCACAACTTGTTGTATCCATACTGGCTTGGAGGTGAAGAAACACCTTTGATTAAAGACAGACGTGGTGAATTCTGGTGGTTCTTACACAAGCAAATTGTTACCCGTTACTACTTAGAAAGATTGTCTAATGGCTTTGGAGAAATACCAGTGCTTGATTTTAACTTGGTTAAACAAGGATACGTTCCACAAATATCATACCACAACGGTATTCCATTCCCTGTCAGGCCCAACCACTTCCATCTTGATCAACCTGAGTTTGTTGAAGCCATCACTAAGATTATAGATTATGAACATCGCGTTCGCGAAGCCATTGATCAAGGCTATGTCGTCAAT cACGTCGGTGAGCACATCAACATCCACACTCCGGAGGCTATTGACATTCTCGGCCGTTTAATAGAGGGTGGCATTGATTCTCCCAACCCCAAATACTACAAGGACTTTATCAGCATTTGGAAGGCTCTTCTTGGAAACACTTTATGGCACAAGCAACGCTATCACAATga CCAGGTTGCGCTTGTAGTTCCGTCGGTCTTGGAACACTATCAGACTGCCCTTCGCGATCCTGCTTTCTATTCGATTTGGAAACGCGTTCTTGAACTGTTCACTGCTTGGCACAAGACTCTTCCTTCTTATGATGTCCACAAATTGATAGTTCCATCTGTTACCATTAAGAGCGTCGAGGTAGACAAACTCGTAACTTTCTTTGAACACGTCTACCTTAACGTCACTAACCACCTGTATTTGAACGAACACGAGA GTAAGGCAGTAGTCGATGATGTCAGCGTGTTAGTTCAACGTCCACAGTTGAACCACAAGGTATTCACTGTACGTGTTAACGTTACCAGTGAGGAAGCGAAGACCGTTCTTGTTAAGTTCTTCTTGGCACCCAAATACGATAGTAACGGTGTCGAAATTCCTCTGCATGAGAACACTGAAAACTTCTACCTGCTGGATATTTTCCCATACGATT TACCTACCGGAAATGTTGTCATCAAGCGCGAGTCGACTGACAACTGGCTCACGATCCGCAACTGGACTCCTGGATACGAGGTCTATGAGAAGGCTTACAATGCGCTGCACGGCAAAGGACAATTCGTCCTTGATAAAACTCATCGCCTTAACGGATTCCCTGATCACCTTCTTTTGCCTAAAG GTCGCGTTGGAGGTTTTCCATTCGTTCTTCTGGTCCACATTTCCGAATTCCGACCGAGCAAGATTCCGCAAGGCAGCAATTTCGATCCTATCGTTTCCTACGGTCTCGGCTCCGGCGCTCGCTGGTTGAGCGACGAACCGTTCGGCTACCCAGTGGACAGGCCGCTGTACCAGTGGCAGGCTGACAAAGTTCCTAACCTTTACATCCAGGACGTCCACATCTTCCACAAACATGTTCCTGAAGTGGATGTGCCTCAAGTTGTTTAA